The proteins below are encoded in one region of Triticum aestivum cultivar Chinese Spring chromosome 1B, IWGSC CS RefSeq v2.1, whole genome shotgun sequence:
- the LOC123120122 gene encoding NADH-ubiquinone oxidoreductase chain 3, which translates to MSEFAPICIYLVISPLVSLIPLGVPFPFASNSSTYPEKLSANKCGSDPSGDARSRFDIRFYPVPILFIIPDPEVTFSFPWAVPPNKIDLFGSWSMMAFLLILMIGSLYEWKRGAS; encoded by the coding sequence ATGTCGGAATTTGCACCTATTTGTATCTATTTAGTGATCAGTCCGCTAGTTTCTTTGATTCCACTCGGTGTTCCTTTTCCATTTGCTTCCAATAGTTCGACCTATCCAGAAAAATTGTCAGCCAACAAATGTGGTTCCGATCCCTCCGGTGATGCCAGAAGTCGTTTCGATATACGATTTTATCCGGTTCCTATTTTATTTATTATCCCTGATCCGGAagtcaccttttcttttccttgggcAGTACCCCCTAACAAGATTGATCTGTTTGGATCTTGGTCCATGATGGCCTTTTTATTGATTTTGATGATTGGATCTCTCTATGAATGGAAAAGGGGTGCTTCG